AACCCAAACTTTTTTGAAAAATCAATCATTAATCCAATCCTATTGTGGGTGATTATGGGCTTTTTTGTTGGGCTTCATTTTTTCCTTTTTCATAGAAGTCAGCAACAGGAAGATGTGGAAGAGAAAACTATTAGTTTCTATAGCGAAAGAAAAATTACCTCTGTCCCAATTAAAGATATCTTGATGATAGAGAGCTTGTCGGATCATACCACGGTTCGACTTTCAAATGGCCAAACATTGAAAAACAGCATTAAAATTAGCGAATGGGAGAATAAGCTTCCTAAATTCTTAAGAATTCACCGGTCTTTTCTGATCAATCCAACCTTTGCTATCTACAAAGGCAATGAGATTGAAATGGATGGAAAACAGCTTGTTC
This genomic window from Algoriphagus sp. TR-M9 contains:
- a CDS encoding LytR/AlgR family response regulator transcription factor, with amino-acid sequence MLNQIIRKAIFWLATAILLSFLVKDAFSNISGSWLAGTLLLLPTGTLLFGIKWSLKFNSFKRIVRLLLSGILSLNLAYLVIAFVYWYFLNFNPNFFEKSIINPILLWVIMGFFVGLHFFLFHRSQQQEDVEEKTISFYSERKITSVPIKDILMIESLSDHTTVRLSNGQTLKNSIKISEWENKLPKFLRIHRSFLINPTFAIYKGNEIEMDGKQLVPISRKFKEITRRHFLES